In Methanofollis aquaemaris, the genomic window GTCAGGCCATGGGCATAATAGGTATATGGCATGCACACCCCATCCGTTCAACCGCGTCAGTTCATATAAGCGTTATGATGCCTGCCGTCCGACCTGAATTTCTCCAGAAGGGCTGTTCGGATGTTCGTCTCTCCCCCTGTACCGATCTCTCGATCCCATCTCGGAATTATATTTGAATTCGATTTTGCCCATTTGAATCCTGACCTCCGCCACTCCCCTCTCCCTCCTCTCACCGGCAGGGCTTAGTATCTGGAAGTGAGTATGTCGCCCATGAAATATTATCCCGAAGGGTTGCTGCTCCCTCCGCTCTCCACCATCAACCAGGCGATCGAGGAGGCATTCAGAGAACATGGCGAAGGAAGAGCCAGGATGCCCCCGAAGGTCTATGTGAACTTTGAGAAAGGAGACTTCAGGACCATGCCCGCCTACCTCCCCGGCCTCGGCGTCGCCGGGGTCAAGATCGTCAATGTCCACCCCGAGAACCCGAAGATCGGTCTCCCGACCGTGATGGCCCTCACCGTCATCCTCGACCCCGAGACCGGGAGGCCTGAGGCGGTCCTGAACGCCACGCTCCTCACCGACCTGCGGACCGGTGCGGCCGGGGCGGTCGCCGCGAAATATCTTGCTCCGAGGAGATCGGTGACGCTTGGCATCGTCGGGAGCGGTCGGCAGGCCGTCGCCCAGGTGAACGCCATCGCCGAGATCCTGGAGATCGAGGAGATGCGGGTCTGGAGCAGGACGCCGGCGAACGCCGCAAGGTTCGGCGACCTCTTCGACCGCATCTCCTGCATCCCGTCCTCGATCGAGCGTGCCTGCGACGCCGACCTCATCGTCACCACCACCCCGTCACGAAAACCGCTGGTCCGCTCCGAATGGATCGGCGAGGGGACGCACATCAATGCCATCGGGGCCGACGCTCCGGGAAAAGAGGAACTCGATCCCGCTCTCCTCACCCGCGCCCGCGTCTTTGTCGACGACATGGAGCAGGCCGTCCACTCGGGCGAGGTGAATGTGCCCATCTCGACCGGGCTCTATACCGCCGGTGAGATTGCGGGCACCCTCGGCGAGGTGGTATGCGGAAGAAAAAAGCGGGAGACCGCGGATGAGATCACGGTCTTTGACTCGACGGGGCTTGCGATCCAGGATCTGGCGATCGCGGCCCTCGTTATGGAGGGGGGTGAGGGGACCGAACTCAGGTTCCCGTGAACCTACTGGCGAGTCAATCCCAAAATGTCTGACCAGGGCCCCCTGGTCACACTCTTCACGGCGGGGCAGCGATCTGGACCGCCGCTTCGTCGCCGCCCCACCTCTACCTCGCCGTGGGGGGTTTTGGGGGGTCTCCTCCCGGCGAAAGAAAGTGACAAAAATTTCTTCTTTTTTCTGTGGGGCGGCCATTTTGATCGATCTGCCTTCCCACCACTCGCGCCGGGGGCGCTGCTCCCGGACCCCCGGGATTGCGATAGGGCCGGGAAGGCAGCGGGGGGATCATGAAGAGGATGGCGTCGTTCCCTACGTTCTCTTCACGCGATGGCAGAGAGAACTCTCGTTCAATCGCATCGCGGCGGCGACATTTTGTTCTTGACTCACTACTAGTGTCGTGTCAACACCCAGATGTCTGATATGCCTGAGACGTGCTTTCGGCTCATGCCCGATTGTACAATCGTGCATTCCCCCGGCGCGATGGAATTGGATGGTGTGGAATCAGAGACGTACAAAAAAAGTATTCGATATTTGAGTAATAACTTGCCACTACTCCTTTTTCTCAAGGGGCTGTGCAAACTTCTTCCAG contains:
- a CDS encoding ornithine cyclodeaminase family protein codes for the protein MKYYPEGLLLPPLSTINQAIEEAFREHGEGRARMPPKVYVNFEKGDFRTMPAYLPGLGVAGVKIVNVHPENPKIGLPTVMALTVILDPETGRPEAVLNATLLTDLRTGAAGAVAAKYLAPRRSVTLGIVGSGRQAVAQVNAIAEILEIEEMRVWSRTPANAARFGDLFDRISCIPSSIERACDADLIVTTTPSRKPLVRSEWIGEGTHINAIGADAPGKEELDPALLTRARVFVDDMEQAVHSGEVNVPISTGLYTAGEIAGTLGEVVCGRKKRETADEITVFDSTGLAIQDLAIAALVMEGGEGTELRFP